A genomic segment from Verrucomicrobiota bacterium encodes:
- a CDS encoding helix-turn-helix transcriptional regulator, producing MPKPPKIIHPVRQVRKCLGHTQASFAKLVGCSAIAIQRIENGSLKLSPKLAHAIAEATKADPKILLKGPGTTALDAMGQCYSKESFQHLDGVVPMTDKELQHYLNSLIGFLELLLIASHRAGKVKTHAVNAAVQNAFQKIADDFNLLPGIEGFLKEQGSVRHRRYRVGDLRKFPDYARLIGFQDQRRYRPDKVIEFIIPHGWMDHYYLDESAVLPPGADLKLRPNTSYFLDTRRHIPEVVKEAIAKALYWKIESFTPVP from the coding sequence ATGCCCAAGCCGCCCAAAATCATCCATCCCGTCCGGCAAGTTCGGAAGTGCCTCGGCCATACGCAGGCCAGCTTCGCCAAGCTCGTCGGTTGCTCCGCCATCGCCATCCAGCGCATTGAGAACGGTTCGCTGAAGTTGAGCCCCAAGCTTGCGCACGCCATCGCCGAGGCAACGAAGGCAGACCCAAAGATCCTGCTCAAAGGCCCGGGCACGACCGCGCTGGACGCGATGGGGCAGTGCTACTCCAAGGAGTCGTTCCAGCACCTCGATGGGGTCGTTCCCATGACGGACAAGGAGTTGCAGCATTACCTCAATTCGCTTATCGGCTTCTTGGAACTGCTGCTCATTGCCTCCCATCGGGCGGGCAAGGTTAAGACCCACGCCGTGAACGCCGCCGTGCAGAACGCTTTTCAAAAAATCGCCGACGATTTCAACCTGCTCCCCGGCATCGAAGGCTTCCTCAAGGAACAGGGGAGCGTGCGTCACCGGAGGTATCGCGTGGGAGACCTGCGGAAATTCCCCGACTACGCGCGCCTCATCGGCTTTCAGGACCAGCGCCGCTACCGGCCTGACAAGGTGATCGAGTTCATCATCCCGCACGGGTGGATGGACCACTACTACTTGGACGAGTCTGCGGTGCTTCCCCCAGGCGCGGATCTGAAGCTGCGGCCAAACACGAGTTACTTTCTGGACACCAGGCGCCATATCCCCGAGGTCGTCAAGGAGGCGATCGCCAAGGCGCTCTACTGGAAGATCGAGTCCTTTACACCGGTGCCGTAG